A genome region from Gymnogyps californianus isolate 813 chromosome 4, ASM1813914v2, whole genome shotgun sequence includes the following:
- the HSD17B11 gene encoding estradiol 17-beta-dehydrogenase 11 isoform X3: MNLFLDLLLFLATLIYAYLEAFVKLFIPVKRKSVSGELVLITGAGHGIGRATAFEFAKRQSRLVLWDINKHGLEDTAAECERLGATVQAFVVDCSKREEIYSAAEKVKKDIGDVSILVNNAGVITAADLLSTQDHQIERMFEVNILAHMWTTRAFLPTMMNNNHGHIVTVASAAGHLVTSFMVAYCSSKFAAVGFHKALTEELSTLGKDGIKTTCLCPVFINTGFVKNPSTRLGKILEIEEVVEALMEGILTNQKMIFVPSRLSIALLSAMLLPERALAFLKKLTDAKFDAVVGQRSTQ, encoded by the exons atgaaTCTGTTTCTGGATCTTCTCCTGTTTTTGGCTACGCTCATCTACGCCTACTTAGAGGCTTTTGTGAAGCTTTTTATCCCTGTGAAGAGAAAGTCTGTCAGTGGAGAGCTTGTTCTCATCACGGGTGCTGGCCATGGCATAGGGAGAGCGACTGCCTTCGAGTTCGCCAAGCGTCAAAGCAGACTGGTTCTGTGGGACATCAATAAG CACGGCCTTGAGGACACGGCAGCAGAATGCGAAAGGCTGGGAGCCACTGTTCAAGCCTTCGTGGTGGACTGCAGCAAAAGGGAGGAAATCTACAGCGCTGCAGAGAAG GTGAAAAAGGACATTGGGGATGTCTCCATCCTGGTCAATAACGCTGGTGTGATTACAGCTGCCGACCTGCTCTCGACTCAGGACCACCAGATTGAAAGAATGTTTGAAGTCAACATTCTTGCTCACATGTGG ACCACAAGAGCTTTTCTGCCAACCATGATGAACAACAACCACGGTCACATTGTCACAGTGGCTTCGGCAGCAGGTCATTTGGTGACTTCCTTCATGGTGGCTTATTG tTCAAGCAAGTTTGCTGCGGTTGGATTTCATAAAGCTCTGACAGAGGAGCTGTCTACCCTGGGAAAGGACGGAATAAAAACTACGTGTCTTTGTCCGGTTTTTATAAACACCGGATTTGTCAAAAACCCCAGTACAAG GCTTGGAAAGATTTTGGAGATTGAAGAAGTTGTAGAGGCTCTGATGGAAGGAATACTGACCAACCAGAAAATGATTTTTGTTCCATCACGTCTAAGCATTGCTTTACTTTCTGCAAT GTTACTTCCAGAACGCGCCctggcttttctgaaaaagctgaCCGATGCCAAGTTTGATGCAGTTGTTGGGCAGAGAAGCACccagtga
- the HSD17B11 gene encoding estradiol 17-beta-dehydrogenase 11 isoform X2: MNLFLDLLLFLATLIYAYLEAFVKLFIPVKRKSVSGELVLITGAGHGIGRATAFEFAKRQSRLVLWDINKHGLEDTAAECERLGATVQAFVVDCSKREEIYSAAEKVKKDIGDVSILVNNAGVITAADLLSTQDHQIERMFEVNILAHMWTTRAFLPTMMNNNHGHIVTVASAAGHLVTSFMVAYCSSKFAAVGFHKALTEELSTLGKDGIKTTCLCPVFINTGFVKNPSTRLGKILEIEEVVEALMEGILTNQKMIFVPSRLSIALLSAMLLPERALAFLKKLTDAKFDAVVGQRSTQ; encoded by the exons atgaaTCTGTTTCTGGATCTTCTCCTGTTTTTGGCTACGCTCATCTACGCCTACTTAGAGGCTTTTGTGAAGCTTTTTATCCCTGTGAAGAGAAAGTCTGTCAGTGGAGAGCTTGTTCTCATCACGGGTGCTGGCCATGGCATAGGGAGAGCGACTGCCTTCGAGTTCGCCAAGCGTCAAAGCAGACTGGTTCTGTGGGACATCAATAAG CACGGCCTTGAGGACACGGCAGCAGAATGCGAAAGGCTGGGAGCCACTGTTCAAGCCTTCGTGGTGGACTGCAGCAAAAGGGAGGAAATCTACAGCGCTGCAGAGAAG GTGAAAAAGGACATTGGGGATGTCTCCATCCTGGTCAATAACGCTGGTGTGATTACAGCTGCCGACCTGCTCTCGACTCAGGACCACCAGATTGAAAGAATGTTTGAAGTCAACATTCTTGCTCACATGTGG ACCACAAGAGCTTTTCTGCCAACCATGATGAACAACAACCACGGTCACATTGTCACAGTGGCTTCGGCAGCAGGTCATTTGGTGACTTCCTTCATGGTGGCTTATTG tTCAAGCAAGTTTGCTGCGGTTGGATTTCATAAAGCTCTGACAGAGGAGCTGTCTACCCTGGGAAAGGACGGAATAAAAACTACGTGTCTTTGTCCGGTTTTTATAAACACCGGATTTGTCAAAAACCCCAGTACAAG GCTTGGAAAGATTTTGGAGATTGAAGAAGTTGTAGAGGCTCTGATGGAAGGAATACTGACCAACCAGAAAATGATTTTTGTTCCATCACGTCTAAGCATTGCTTTACTTTCTGCAAT
- the NUDT9 gene encoding ADP-ribose pyrophosphatase, mitochondrial isoform X1 — protein sequence MLLLAGALCPATVPGFARAVAVFSFTVALSTRHARCVLQCRPPLSNLSANCWSCLHPVNMFNSYNVKFYHSKALTSPYPGSHVERSPVPEDKVGWLTEWKDYNPVEYTAMSVLAGPNWADPQINDKGFSPKFNERDGEVERRSLNGLYVVVNGRPRNPVGRTGLTGRGLLGRWGPNHAADPVVTRWKRDRSGNKVAHPVTGKNILQFVAIKRRDCGEWAIPGGMVDPGEKISATLKREFEEEALNSLQKSPEEKAELEKQLHKLFSQEHFVVYRGYVDDPRNTDNAWMETEAVNYHDETGETMDNLLLEAGDDAGMVKWVDISEKLKLYASHSYFIKLVTEKRGAHWSEDPGPEC from the exons ATGCTACTCCTCGCCGGCGCCCTGTGTCCGGCGACGGTGCCCGGTTTCGCTCGGGCAGTCGCCGTGTTTTCTTTCACCGTTGCGCTGTCCACCCGGCATGCCCGGTGTGTTCTCCAGTGCCGCCCGCCTCTCAG taacttGTCTGCAAACTGTTGGTCCTGTCTTCATCCTGTTAACATGTTCAACAGTTACAATGTTAAGTTCTACCACAGCAAAGCTCTCACCTCTCCATATCCAGGATCGCATGTTGAGCGTAGCCCAGTTCCTGAAGATAAAGTGGGCTGGCTGACTGAGTGGAAAGATTACAATCCTGTGGAGTACACTGCGATGTCTGTTTTGGCTGGACCCAATTGGGCAGATCCCCAAATCAA TGATAAAGGATTTTCTCCCAAATTCAatgagagagatggagaagtgGAGAGGAGGAGTCTGAATGGCTTGTATGTGGTTGTAAACGGGAGGCCCCG AAATCCAGTGGGAAGGACTGGCCTCACAGGCAGAGGATTGTTAGGGCGCTGGGGACCAAACCATGCTGCTGATCCTGTTGTAACTAG GTGGAAGAGGGACAGAAGTGGCAATAAAGTTGCTCATCCAGTTACTGGCAAAAACATCTTACAGTTCGTAGCTATCAAGAGGAGAGACTGTGGGGAGTGGGCCATTCCAGGG GGGATGGTGGACCCAGGGGAGAAGATTAGTGCTACCCTGAAACGAGAATTTGAGGAGGAGGCCTTGAACTCCTTGCAGAAATCAcctgaggagaaagcagaattgGAGAAGCAACTCCACAAGCTGTTCAGCCAGGAACACTTTGTG GTGTACAGAGGATATGTGGATGACCCTCGTAACACTGATAATGCCTGGATGGAGACGGAGGCTGTGAACTATCATGACGAAACCG GTGAGACAATGGATAATTTGCTTCTGGAAGCAGGTGATGATGCTGGAATGGTGAAGTGGGTTGACATCAGTGAGAAGCTCAAGCTGTATGCAAGTCATAGCTACTTCATCAAGCTTGTGACTGAGAAACGGGGAGCCCACTGGAGTGAGGATCCTGGTCCTGAGTGCTGA
- the NUDT9 gene encoding ADP-ribose pyrophosphatase, mitochondrial isoform X2 — protein sequence MFNSYNVKFYHSKALTSPYPGSHVERSPVPEDKVGWLTEWKDYNPVEYTAMSVLAGPNWADPQINDKGFSPKFNERDGEVERRSLNGLYVVVNGRPRNPVGRTGLTGRGLLGRWGPNHAADPVVTRWKRDRSGNKVAHPVTGKNILQFVAIKRRDCGEWAIPGGMVDPGEKISATLKREFEEEALNSLQKSPEEKAELEKQLHKLFSQEHFVVYRGYVDDPRNTDNAWMETEAVNYHDETGETMDNLLLEAGDDAGMVKWVDISEKLKLYASHSYFIKLVTEKRGAHWSEDPGPEC from the exons ATGTTCAACAGTTACAATGTTAAGTTCTACCACAGCAAAGCTCTCACCTCTCCATATCCAGGATCGCATGTTGAGCGTAGCCCAGTTCCTGAAGATAAAGTGGGCTGGCTGACTGAGTGGAAAGATTACAATCCTGTGGAGTACACTGCGATGTCTGTTTTGGCTGGACCCAATTGGGCAGATCCCCAAATCAA TGATAAAGGATTTTCTCCCAAATTCAatgagagagatggagaagtgGAGAGGAGGAGTCTGAATGGCTTGTATGTGGTTGTAAACGGGAGGCCCCG AAATCCAGTGGGAAGGACTGGCCTCACAGGCAGAGGATTGTTAGGGCGCTGGGGACCAAACCATGCTGCTGATCCTGTTGTAACTAG GTGGAAGAGGGACAGAAGTGGCAATAAAGTTGCTCATCCAGTTACTGGCAAAAACATCTTACAGTTCGTAGCTATCAAGAGGAGAGACTGTGGGGAGTGGGCCATTCCAGGG GGGATGGTGGACCCAGGGGAGAAGATTAGTGCTACCCTGAAACGAGAATTTGAGGAGGAGGCCTTGAACTCCTTGCAGAAATCAcctgaggagaaagcagaattgGAGAAGCAACTCCACAAGCTGTTCAGCCAGGAACACTTTGTG GTGTACAGAGGATATGTGGATGACCCTCGTAACACTGATAATGCCTGGATGGAGACGGAGGCTGTGAACTATCATGACGAAACCG GTGAGACAATGGATAATTTGCTTCTGGAAGCAGGTGATGATGCTGGAATGGTGAAGTGGGTTGACATCAGTGAGAAGCTCAAGCTGTATGCAAGTCATAGCTACTTCATCAAGCTTGTGACTGAGAAACGGGGAGCCCACTGGAGTGAGGATCCTGGTCCTGAGTGCTGA